In bacterium, the sequence GGGGGGGGTGGGGAAAGCCGGAGGTTTGAAAGGCGGGTGGGCGGACCGGTATGTTGGGTGCGTGATTCCGCCTGGACAATCTTGCGAAACGGGGCCATATGGAACTTCCGCCGCTGCGGGGTGGCCCCCCTCCCGGCCGCCGGCGGGCGCGCTTCCCTTCTGCTGAGATGAGGGCCATGTCGCCTCAAGAGCGTCTCGACCGCGATTTTTCAGGGAAGGTGGCCCTCGTGACGGGAGGCTCCCGCGGGATCGGCGCGGCCATCGTCCGGCGGATGGCGCGCGCCGGGGCGGATGTGGTGATCAACCACCGCGACGGAAAGGGGCGCTCGGCCGAGATGGCGGCCGCCCTGTGCGGGGAGGCCGAGCGGGAAGGGGTCCGCGCTCTCGCGGTGACCGCCGACATCTCGGACAAGAAATCGGTCGCCGCCATGTTCCAGCAGGTGGAGGCGACGCTCGGCCGGCTGGATATTCTGGTGCTCAATGCGGCGCGGGCGCCCTTCAAGCCCTGGGATCGGCTGCTCGAGCGCGATCTGCGCCTTCTGGTGGATACGAATTTCCTGGGGAACGTGTTCTGCCTCCAGGGGGCGCTCCCGATGCTCGAGCAGAGGGGCGGGGCCGTCGTTTTCCTCTCCAGCCTGGGAAGCCGCTTTTTCAGCCCGGACTATTCCCTGGGGCCGATGAAGGCCGCCATGGAGTCCGCTGTCAAGCATTGGGCGGAGACGTTTGCCGAGAAAGAGATTTCCGTGAACGCCGTGTGCGCGGGGCTGGTGAAGACGGACTCTTTCCGCACCCTGCGGCGGATTCAGCCGGAGCTGGAGAATCTTCCGGAGCGTTTGTTTGTTACACCCGAGGAGGTGGCCGGGGTGGTTCATTTCCTGGCCGGACCTGCCGGGCGGGCCATATGCGGCCAGACCCTCGTGGTCGATCGGGGGATGGGCAACCGCCTGAACCGCGGCCCGGCGGGCGGTTAGGGCCTCCGGTTGATTTCGCTCGCCGGGGTCGCTCTAATACGGCAAAATGTTCACGGGCGGCGCCCCCCGACGGGATCCGAACGGATGGCGCCGGGGCACCGGCACACGAAGCGGTGAGGAGAAGCAATGCCACAGCAATTGATCAATGATGATCGCATCATGGAAGAGGTCAAGGACGCCATCGCCGAAACAACGGGTGTGGTGAAGGAAGACATTCAGCCCGACAGTTCCCTGGTGGACGATCTGGGCGTGCTGTCCCTCGATTTTCTGGACGTGACTTTCCGGCTGGAGCAAGTGTTCGGCATCAAGATGGCGCGCAATTTCGTGCTCGAGCACGTCGAGGAGATGTTCGGCGAAGGGCAGGCCATTGACGAGAACAGCGAGGTGACCGAGAAGGGGGTGGAAATCCTCAAGTTGCGGCTGAGCGAATTGGCGAATGATCTCGCGCCGGGCACCCCGGTGGATGAGCTTCCCGCGCTTGTCACCCCGAACACCCTGGCCAGCGCCGTGCGGGACATTCTCTCCCGCCTCCCGGAGAAGAGCGAGGCCGGAGCAGATTGGAAGACAGAGGACGGCACCCACATTGTCTGCGCCAAAACGGGA encodes:
- a CDS encoding SDR family oxidoreductase — translated: MSPQERLDRDFSGKVALVTGGSRGIGAAIVRRMARAGADVVINHRDGKGRSAEMAAALCGEAEREGVRALAVTADISDKKSVAAMFQQVEATLGRLDILVLNAARAPFKPWDRLLERDLRLLVDTNFLGNVFCLQGALPMLEQRGGAVVFLSSLGSRFFSPDYSLGPMKAAMESAVKHWAETFAEKEISVNAVCAGLVKTDSFRTLRRIQPELENLPERLFVTPEEVAGVVHFLAGPAGRAICGQTLVVDRGMGNRLNRGPAGG
- a CDS encoding phosphopantetheine-binding protein, translating into MPQQLINDDRIMEEVKDAIAETTGVVKEDIQPDSSLVDDLGVLSLDFLDVTFRLEQVFGIKMARNFVLEHVEEMFGEGQAIDENSEVTEKGVEILKLRLSELANDLAPGTPVDELPALVTPNTLASAVRDILSRLPEKSEAGADWKTEDGTHIVCAKTGNPPVLPSGDDLVREWLKKIQEEKKVF